The Aequorivita sublithincola DSM 14238 genome window below encodes:
- the rpmB gene encoding 50S ribosomal protein L28 — MSRVCELTGKKAMVGNNVSHAMNKTKRKFDVNLLKKRFYIPEEDKWVTLRVSASAIKDINKKGISAVMKEAREKGFLTK, encoded by the coding sequence ATGTCAAGAGTTTGTGAACTTACAGGAAAGAAAGCGATGGTTGGAAACAACGTCTCGCACGCGATGAACAAAACCAAACGTAAGTTTGATGTAAATTTGCTAAAGAAGCGTTTTTATATTCCAGAAGAAGACAAGTGGGTAACCCTTCGTGTTTCAGCTTCTGCGATAAAAGACATCAATAAAAAAGGTATTTCTGCGGTTATGAAAGAAGCTCGCGAAAAAGGCTTTTTAACTAAATAA
- the rpmG gene encoding 50S ribosomal protein L33, whose amino-acid sequence MAKKGNRVQVILECTEHKESGQAGTSRYITTKNKKNTPDRMELKKFNPILKKMTVHKEIK is encoded by the coding sequence ATGGCTAAAAAAGGAAATAGAGTACAAGTAATTTTGGAGTGCACTGAGCACAAGGAGTCTGGACAAGCTGGAACTTCTCGTTACATCACTACCAAAAATAAAAAAAACACACCGGACAGAATGGAGTTGAAGAAATTCAACCCAATTCTTAAGAAAATGACGGTTCATAAAGAGATTAAATAA
- a CDS encoding DUF4295 domain-containing protein: MAKKSIASLQSGSKRLTKAIKMVKSPKTGAYTFSESIMAPEMVNDWLNKK, translated from the coding sequence ATGGCAAAGAAATCAATCGCATCGTTACAATCAGGTTCAAAGCGTTTAACCAAAGCAATAAAAATGGTTAAATCGCCAAAAACAGGAGCATACACATTCTCTGAGTCTATTATGGCTCCAGAAATGGTAAACGACTGGTTAAACAAAAAATAA
- the ftsY gene encoding signal recognition particle-docking protein FtsY, whose product MSFFKNIFSKEKKETLDKGLEKTKTTFFDKLSKAVAGKSKVDDDVLDNLEEILVSSDVGVNTTLKIIDRIEARVSKDKFLGTDELNKILREEIAGLLSEIDSGNATEFEIPENKKPYVIMVVGVNGVGKTTTIGKLAYQFKKAGKKVVLGAADTFRAAAIDQLQIWADRTDVILVKQSMGSDPASVAFDTLQSAVNQNADVVIIDTAGRLHNKVNLMNELTKVKRVMQKVIPDAPHDVLLVLDGSTGQNAFEQAKQFTAATEVTSLAVTKLDGTAKGGVVIGISDQFKIPVKYIGVGEGMEDLQVFNKFEFVDSFFK is encoded by the coding sequence ATGAGTTTTTTTAAAAATATATTTTCCAAAGAAAAAAAGGAAACCCTCGATAAAGGGCTCGAAAAGACAAAAACAACTTTTTTCGACAAACTGAGTAAAGCAGTTGCCGGAAAAAGCAAAGTTGATGACGATGTATTGGATAATTTGGAAGAAATTCTCGTTTCCAGTGATGTTGGCGTAAATACAACACTCAAAATAATTGATAGAATTGAAGCCAGAGTTTCCAAAGATAAATTTTTGGGAACAGATGAATTAAATAAAATACTTCGTGAAGAAATTGCTGGCCTATTGAGCGAAATTGATTCTGGAAACGCCACTGAGTTTGAAATTCCAGAAAACAAAAAGCCCTATGTAATTATGGTTGTTGGCGTGAATGGCGTTGGTAAAACCACAACAATCGGAAAGCTTGCATATCAATTTAAAAAAGCTGGAAAGAAAGTTGTTTTGGGAGCTGCGGATACTTTTCGCGCTGCGGCAATAGATCAGTTACAAATTTGGGCGGACCGAACTGATGTTATTCTTGTAAAACAAAGTATGGGTAGCGATCCAGCAAGCGTTGCTTTTGACACACTGCAAAGCGCCGTTAACCAAAATGCGGATGTAGTTATTATTGACACCGCTGGACGACTTCACAATAAAGTTAATTTAATGAACGAGCTCACAAAAGTGAAGCGAGTAATGCAAAAAGTAATTCCAGATGCACCGCACGATGTGCTTTTGGTTTTGGACGGCTCTACAGGTCAAAATGCTTTTGAACAAGCAAAACAATTCACAGCTGCAACCGAAGTAACTTCCCTAGCCGTTACAAAACTAGACGGAACAGCGAAAGGTGGCGTTGTTATAGGTATCAGTGACCAATTTAAAATTCCTGTAAAGTATATTGGAGTAGGTGAAGGTATGGAAGATCTTCAAGTGTTCAACAAATTTGAGTTTGTAGATTCCTTCTTCAAATAA
- a CDS encoding S9 family peptidase, which produces MKKITFLLAFLCAGFLFAQKTMTPELLWQVKKVSPMGISDNGEVLFYKVSTPNMEENSFDSKYFAMKVSGGNFAEVTKEEVKVADKNISPNGQFLLMNKPVHVKDITGKDIYKDLPKSDAYVFTSLDYRHWDTYNDGSYNHVFYKDTKTGAETDITPGQPYYTPQAPFGGDEDYVWGPKGENIYYVSKKSAGTDYVISTNTDIYKYNLSDKKTENITEENKGYDTQPAFSKAGALAYLQMKTPGYEADKNDIIVLQDGVKQNLTSQWDGTVNGFLWASNNKDIYFTAPVDGTVQLFKVDYPGKTRKMAVVEQISKGQFDVTGIVAENNGQLIVTRTDMNHASEIFTFDLKNKTFKQLTQVNTKFYGKLDLPTVEKRMVTTKDGKQMLVWVILPPNFDKNKKYPTLLYAQGGPQSALSQFYSTRWNFQLMASEGYIIVAPNRRGMPGHGVEWNAEISGDWGGGAMQDYLDAIDDVSKEPYVDKNRLGAIGASFGGYSVFWLAGNHDGRFKTFIAHDGVFDTRAMYGTTEELFFVNHDMGGAYWEKDNAKAQKSFNEFNPITYVDKWDTPIMIVQGGKDYRVPIEQGLGAFQAAQLKGIKSKLLYLPEENHWVLQPQNALVWQREFFSWLKETL; this is translated from the coding sequence ATGAAAAAAATAACATTCCTGCTAGCGTTTCTATGCGCTGGCTTTTTGTTCGCACAAAAAACAATGACACCTGAACTTTTGTGGCAGGTTAAAAAAGTAAGCCCAATGGGTATTTCCGATAACGGCGAAGTTCTATTCTATAAGGTCTCCACTCCAAATATGGAAGAGAATAGCTTCGATTCAAAATATTTCGCAATGAAAGTTTCTGGCGGCAATTTTGCAGAAGTTACTAAAGAAGAGGTCAAAGTTGCCGATAAAAATATTTCACCAAATGGACAGTTTCTGTTGATGAATAAACCTGTTCACGTAAAAGACATAACAGGTAAAGATATTTACAAGGATTTACCAAAGAGCGATGCCTACGTTTTTACCTCTTTAGATTACAGACATTGGGACACTTATAACGACGGAAGCTACAACCACGTTTTTTACAAAGACACAAAAACGGGTGCGGAAACAGATATAACTCCTGGCCAACCATACTATACACCGCAAGCTCCTTTTGGCGGTGATGAAGATTATGTTTGGGGACCAAAAGGTGAAAATATTTATTACGTAAGTAAAAAATCTGCTGGAACGGATTATGTTATAAGTACCAATACAGATATTTATAAATATAATCTTTCAGACAAAAAAACTGAAAATATTACCGAAGAAAACAAAGGTTATGATACGCAGCCAGCGTTTTCAAAAGCTGGAGCTTTGGCATATTTACAGATGAAAACTCCAGGTTATGAAGCTGATAAAAACGATATTATCGTGCTTCAGGATGGTGTGAAACAAAATCTTACTTCACAATGGGACGGAACTGTAAACGGATTTCTTTGGGCGAGCAACAATAAGGATATTTATTTCACGGCTCCGGTTGATGGAACCGTGCAGCTTTTTAAAGTTGATTACCCTGGGAAAACTCGAAAAATGGCGGTTGTGGAGCAAATTTCAAAAGGACAATTTGATGTAACCGGAATTGTTGCCGAAAATAATGGTCAGTTGATTGTTACTAGAACAGATATGAACCATGCTTCGGAAATTTTTACTTTCGATTTAAAAAACAAAACTTTTAAGCAACTTACACAAGTAAATACTAAATTCTACGGGAAACTTGATTTACCAACTGTTGAAAAAAGAATGGTGACAACCAAGGATGGCAAGCAAATGTTAGTTTGGGTAATCCTTCCGCCAAACTTCGACAAAAATAAAAAATATCCAACCTTGCTTTATGCTCAGGGCGGACCACAATCTGCTTTGTCGCAGTTTTATTCTACGCGTTGGAATTTCCAATTAATGGCTTCCGAAGGGTACATTATTGTTGCACCAAACCGAAGAGGAATGCCAGGCCACGGTGTGGAATGGAATGCTGAAATAAGCGGCGATTGGGGCGGTGGCGCAATGCAAGATTATCTTGATGCTATTGACGATGTTTCCAAAGAACCATATGTAGATAAAAATCGTCTTGGCGCTATTGGCGCAAGTTTTGGTGGTTATTCTGTGTTTTGGTTAGCTGGAAATCATGACGGTCGTTTCAAAACATTTATTGCTCACGATGGCGTTTTTGACACGCGTGCAATGTATGGGACTACTGAGGAATTATTCTTCGTAAACCATGATATGGGCGGTGCTTATTGGGAAAAAGACAATGCGAAAGCACAGAAATCTTTTAACGAATTTAACCCAATAACTTATGTTGACAAATGGGATACTCCAATAATGATTGTTCAAGGTGGAAAAGATTACCGCGTACCAATTGAACAAGGTTTAGGTGCGTTTCAGGCTGCGCAATTAAAGGGAATAAAAAGTAAACTACTTTATCTTCCCGAAGAAAACCATTGGGTGTTGCAACCTCAAAACGCACTTGTTTGGCAACGTGAGTTCTTTAGTTGGTTGAAGGAAACGCTTTAG
- a CDS encoding serine hydrolase domain-containing protein: protein MKPSILMIILLFAFFSGCSQTDDNTETVSIKPYFPPTNSEVWESVSPESLNWNTAFLPELKAFLDEKNTDAFIILKNGRIVVEYYYNDFTSATPHEWNSAGKTLTAFTTGMALQDGYLSLDDSTTEYLGLGWTVMTSEQEAAITIRHQLTMTSGGDYNVADTSCIKPECLQYLNEPGSFWFYHNAFYTLLQPVMDVAIPEGFDNYFSEKLKNPIGMSGTWLQFNYNRVFFSNARSMARFGILNLNHGNWDGYQLLDENYFQSMTSTSQNLNKAYGYLWWLNGKESYRLPQTTLELQGKLIPNAPDDLFAALGKDDQKLYIVPSQDLIVIRMGGNAGNPLPGPSGFDDELWGKLAALFNY, encoded by the coding sequence ATGAAACCTTCCATTTTGATGATTATTTTGTTATTCGCTTTCTTCTCAGGTTGTTCCCAAACTGACGACAATACAGAAACCGTTTCAATTAAGCCCTATTTTCCACCGACCAATTCTGAAGTTTGGGAATCGGTTAGTCCAGAATCTTTAAACTGGAATACTGCATTTCTACCCGAGCTTAAAGCATTTTTAGACGAAAAAAATACAGATGCCTTTATAATTCTTAAGAATGGGCGCATTGTTGTAGAGTATTATTATAACGATTTTACTTCAGCAACCCCACACGAGTGGAACTCGGCAGGAAAAACGCTGACAGCTTTTACGACTGGAATGGCACTACAAGATGGCTACCTGAGTCTTGATGATTCAACCACTGAGTATTTGGGACTAGGTTGGACAGTAATGACATCTGAGCAGGAGGCGGCAATAACAATCCGCCATCAACTTACTATGACTTCTGGTGGAGATTATAACGTTGCAGACACATCTTGCATTAAGCCTGAATGTTTGCAGTATTTAAATGAACCAGGAAGTTTTTGGTTTTATCACAACGCTTTTTACACTCTGTTACAGCCCGTTATGGATGTTGCAATTCCTGAAGGATTTGACAATTATTTTAGTGAAAAACTAAAAAATCCTATCGGAATGTCGGGCACTTGGTTGCAATTTAATTACAACCGTGTATTTTTTAGCAATGCTCGTTCTATGGCTCGTTTTGGAATATTAAACCTAAATCACGGAAATTGGGATGGTTATCAATTGTTGGATGAAAACTATTTTCAATCAATGACAAGTACTTCACAAAATCTAAACAAAGCTTATGGTTACTTGTGGTGGCTAAATGGCAAGGAAAGTTATAGACTCCCGCAAACAACACTTGAACTTCAAGGGAAATTAATCCCAAATGCACCCGATGATCTCTTTGCTGCTTTGGGAAAAGACGATCAAAAATTATACATCGTCCCTAGTCAGGATTTAATTGTGATTCGTATGGGCGGTAATGCGGGAAACCCACTTCCTGGTCCCTCGGGGTTTGACGATGAACTTTGGGGTAAGTTAGCAGCGTTATTTAATTATTGA
- the rimO gene encoding 30S ribosomal protein S12 methylthiotransferase RimO: MRTKTLKKNKINVVTLGCSKNVYDSEILMGQLRASNKEVVHEEEGNIVVINTCGFIANAKEESINTILEYVQKKEEGLVDKVFVTGCLSERYKPDLQKEIPNVDEYFGTTELPGLLKALGADYKHELIGERVTTTPKNYAYFKIAEGCDRPCSFCAIPIMRGKHKSTPMEDLIIEAEKLAAKGVKELILIAQDLTYYGLDLYKKRNLAELLQKLVKVEGIEWIRLHYAFPTGFPMDVLDVMRNEPKICNYIDIPLQHISDPILKSMRRGTTKAKTTKLLEEFRAAVPDMTIRTTLIVGYPGETEEDFQTLKQWVKDMRFERLGCFTYSHEENTHAYNLEDDVPEKIKMNRANEIMEIQSQISWELNQQKIGKEFRVVIDRKEGSYFIGRTEFDSPDVDNEVLINAEDSYMRTGEFFNVKITAAEDFDLYAEVI; the protein is encoded by the coding sequence ATGCGTACCAAAACTTTAAAGAAGAACAAAATTAACGTAGTAACCCTAGGCTGCTCCAAAAACGTTTATGACAGCGAAATATTGATGGGCCAGCTTCGCGCCAGCAATAAAGAAGTTGTACACGAAGAGGAGGGCAATATCGTAGTGATAAACACTTGCGGTTTTATTGCCAATGCGAAGGAAGAAAGCATCAATACAATTCTTGAGTACGTTCAGAAGAAAGAAGAAGGCTTGGTGGATAAAGTTTTTGTTACGGGTTGTCTTTCCGAAAGATACAAGCCAGACTTGCAAAAGGAAATCCCGAATGTGGATGAATATTTTGGAACGACCGAACTTCCTGGACTTTTGAAAGCTTTGGGAGCAGATTATAAGCACGAATTGATAGGTGAACGCGTAACAACTACCCCTAAAAATTACGCGTACTTTAAAATAGCTGAAGGTTGTGACCGTCCGTGTTCATTCTGCGCAATTCCAATTATGCGTGGAAAACACAAAAGCACTCCAATGGAAGATTTGATTATTGAAGCCGAAAAGCTTGCTGCAAAAGGTGTGAAAGAATTGATTTTAATAGCACAAGATTTAACATATTACGGACTTGATTTATACAAGAAACGAAACCTTGCAGAACTACTTCAAAAATTAGTAAAAGTTGAAGGCATTGAATGGATTCGTTTGCATTACGCTTTCCCAACGGGTTTTCCGATGGATGTATTGGACGTTATGCGCAACGAGCCTAAAATTTGTAATTATATAGATATTCCATTGCAACATATTTCTGACCCAATTTTGAAGTCAATGCGCCGCGGAACTACAAAAGCAAAGACTACCAAATTGCTGGAAGAATTTAGAGCAGCTGTTCCTGACATGACCATCAGGACTACATTAATCGTTGGTTATCCCGGCGAAACTGAAGAAGATTTCCAAACCCTAAAACAATGGGTAAAAGATATGCGTTTTGAGCGCTTAGGTTGTTTTACCTATAGTCATGAAGAAAATACGCACGCTTATAATCTTGAAGACGATGTGCCAGAAAAAATAAAAATGAATCGCGCTAACGAGATTATGGAAATCCAATCTCAAATTTCGTGGGAGCTGAACCAACAGAAAATAGGTAAAGAATTCCGTGTAGTAATTGACAGAAAGGAAGGTAGCTATTTTATTGGAAGAACTGAATTTGATAGCCCTGACGTTGATAACGAAGTGCTTATAAATGCTGAAGATAGTTATATGCGTACTGGCGAATTTTTCAATGTGAAAATCACTGCAGCAGAGGATTTTGATTTATATGCTGAAGTGATTTAA
- a CDS encoding DUF4870 domain-containing protein, translating into MENETNSQLPPNTTSRTSINTVEDGKTIGIIAYITIVGLIIAFVMNNEKKNSFAAYHIRQSLGLGITGLALSIINVIPILGWIVSILGSIFLIVLWVIGLMGAINGGEKPVPILGEKYQEWLKGI; encoded by the coding sequence ATGGAAAACGAAACTAACTCTCAATTACCACCAAACACAACGTCAAGAACATCTATAAATACAGTTGAAGATGGAAAAACAATAGGGATTATCGCCTATATAACAATCGTTGGACTCATAATTGCTTTTGTGATGAACAACGAGAAAAAGAATTCCTTTGCCGCGTATCACATACGCCAATCACTGGGTTTGGGCATTACAGGTTTAGCATTATCCATCATAAATGTAATCCCAATTTTAGGTTGGATAGTATCAATATTAGGTAGTATTTTCTTAATCGTTTTATGGGTAATTGGATTGATGGGTGCAATAAACGGAGGAGAAAAGCCGGTTCCAATTTTGGGAGAAAAATATCAGGAGTGGCTTAAAGGTATTTAA